Genomic segment of Sphingobium sp. Z007:
GCTTTCGCCTTTGTCATGCCGGTCGCCCCGCGATCCAGGCGATACCGCCTAAAGCGACTGCCGCTAGAATCACGCCCGCGATCGCGCGCCATGGCCCACGCGCCAGAAAGGCCCAGATGGTGACGCCGGGCGCGACCAGATAAGCGATCATCGTCGCAAAAGTCACCGCCTCCACCCGCGCCATCGGCAGGGTGCGGGCCAGCGCCGCAGCGGCGAGCGCGGCGACGCCATAGGCGCCCACGCTGCCGGCGACCGTGCGCAAGGCGACATTGGCGCGGTATCGCCGGCTGCTCGCCCGATGATGGATGGGCGTGGCCATCGAAACACTCCTCGTCAAAACGATGATGCGATTATCCGACGCTTATGATGCAAGTCAATCGCATTAGCATTTTTGATGGATAATTCCCAGCCGCGAAAAAGCCTGCCGGACGTCGCTGCCTCAGCCGTTCGGCACCATGGCCGTGCGGCACGGCAAAGGCTTTATTCTCCCTGTTTCATCGTCCACGCCGTAAGCTGCCGGGCAAGAATGACAGGAGCGGATGCAATGGACATGATCGTGCCGACAGCGGCTGGGCTGGTGCGCGGGGCCGTGGCCGATGGCGTCGCCCGCTTTCTGGGCATTCCCTATGCCGCGCCGCCCATCGGCGACCGCCGCTTCGCCCCGCCGCGCCCGACCCTGGGCTGGGATGGCGTGCGCGATGCCCTCGATCCCGGCGCCAGCGCACCGCAGCGGGTTCGCGGTGTGCCGGGCGTGAATGTCGAATCGCTGGTGGGCAAGGGCTGGCTTCCGGGCGACGATTATCTGACGCTCAACATCTGGAAACCCGCTGATGATCGGACCGCGTTGCCGGTGATGGTCTTCATCCATGGCGGCGGCTTCGTCCTGGGCAGCAAGGATGCGCCGGTGCAGGACGGCAGCGCCTTTGCCCGCGACGGCGTGCTGATGGTGGCGATCAACTATCGGCTGGGCGTCGAAGGATTCCTGCCCATCCCCGGCATCCCGACCAATCTGGGCCTGCGCGACCAGATTTTCGCGCTGATATGGGTGCGGGATAA
This window contains:
- a CDS encoding ketohydroxyglutarate aldolase, which produces MATPIHHRASSRRYRANVALRTVAGSVGAYGVAALAAAALARTLPMARVEAVTFATMIAYLVAPGVTIWAFLARGPWRAIAGVILAAVALGGIAWIAGRPA